A genomic region of Catalinimonas niigatensis contains the following coding sequences:
- a CDS encoding Nramp family divalent metal transporter has translation MPEKIKTQKKPSFLQKVWLALLSIGPGIFCIGYTIGTGSVTSMAKAGSQFGMQLTWVLLLSCVFSWVLMEAYGRFAVVTGLTSIFSFKTKLKGGKLIAILVVIGIIIAQWNSLSGILGLSANAIYETVLLFFPGLPAENYWVVLGIAIAIILIMYALLWVGQYSFFEKVLIIFVTLMGLSFLISLFVVFPEPVDIAKGLVPSIPEVAGGKLLVAAFVGTTMAAPTFVVRPLLMKGKGWNASHTKEQSKDALTAAILMFIINIAIMAAATGAMFYEGKTIEKVLDMVQTLEPVAGKFAVVIFMVGALSAGLSSIFPILMVAPLLIADYRDGELDTNSSRFKSLTAVACLVGLTVPILGANPIAAQIVTQVAGVFVLPLVIACILYLVNRKELMGEHKAGLGLNIGLLAALIFACIISYTGVIALGELL, from the coding sequence ATGCCAGAAAAGATCAAAACCCAGAAAAAACCTTCCTTCCTGCAAAAGGTATGGCTGGCCCTGCTCAGCATCGGTCCGGGCATTTTCTGCATCGGCTACACCATCGGTACGGGCAGTGTCACTTCTATGGCCAAAGCCGGAAGCCAGTTCGGCATGCAACTCACCTGGGTGCTGCTGCTCAGCTGTGTCTTTTCCTGGGTTTTGATGGAAGCTTACGGACGCTTTGCTGTCGTCACCGGACTGACTTCCATTTTCAGTTTCAAAACTAAACTCAAAGGTGGTAAACTCATCGCCATCCTGGTGGTCATCGGTATCATCATCGCCCAGTGGAATTCCCTCTCCGGCATCCTGGGACTCAGTGCCAATGCTATTTACGAAACTGTGCTGCTCTTTTTTCCTGGCTTACCTGCTGAGAACTACTGGGTGGTGCTGGGCATTGCCATCGCCATCATCCTGATCATGTATGCCTTGCTCTGGGTTGGTCAGTATTCCTTTTTTGAAAAAGTGCTCATCATCTTTGTGACCCTGATGGGTCTGTCTTTCCTGATTTCCCTCTTTGTGGTTTTTCCTGAGCCGGTAGACATCGCCAAAGGACTAGTACCCAGCATTCCTGAGGTAGCCGGAGGCAAACTCCTGGTCGCCGCTTTTGTAGGCACCACCATGGCAGCCCCTACCTTTGTGGTGCGTCCCCTGCTGATGAAAGGCAAAGGCTGGAATGCTTCTCACACCAAAGAGCAATCTAAAGATGCCCTGACCGCTGCCATTCTGATGTTTATCATCAACATAGCTATTATGGCGGCAGCGACAGGGGCGATGTTTTATGAAGGTAAAACCATAGAAAAAGTACTGGACATGGTGCAGACGCTGGAACCGGTAGCCGGTAAATTTGCTGTGGTCATCTTCATGGTAGGGGCTTTGAGTGCCGGACTTTCCTCCATCTTTCCCATCCTGATGGTGGCTCCGCTACTGATTGCTGACTACAGAGATGGGGAACTGGATACCAATTCATCAAGATTCAAAAGCCTGACAGCCGTGGCTTGTCTGGTGGGTTTGACCGTGCCCATTCTGGGAGCCAATCCCATTGCTGCCCAGATTGTGACACAAGTCGCTGGAGTGTTTGTCTTACCGCTGGTGATTGCCTGTATTTTGTATCTGGTGAACCGCAAAGAACTCATGGGAGAGCACAAAGCAGGACTGGGATTGAACATAGGACTGCTGGCTGCCCTGATTTTTGCCTGTATCATTTCTTACACTGGTGTCATTGCTTTGGGTGAACTGTTATGA
- a CDS encoding SDR family NAD(P)-dependent oxidoreductase, translated as MHARNKKRAKDAIEDLPAAKDVLMGDLANMEEVKQLAEDVNALGTFDAVIHNAGIYRGSGQDLFNVNLLAPYILTSLIDMPERLIYLSSDMHRGGTPLSRVTDPKKATYSDSKLYVTTLMNAVARLFPDIYVNAVDPGWVPTKMGGEGAPGDLQKGYQTQTWLAVSQDKEALVSGGYFYHQQQQSPRSETKDIELQEQLLQVCEQITGVIFP; from the coding sequence TTGCATGCCCGAAACAAAAAAAGAGCAAAGGATGCAATAGAAGACCTACCTGCTGCCAAAGATGTGTTAATGGGTGATCTGGCAAATATGGAAGAGGTCAAACAGTTAGCTGAAGATGTGAATGCTCTAGGTACTTTTGATGCTGTGATCCATAATGCCGGGATCTACCGGGGTTCAGGCCAAGATCTTTTTAATGTAAACCTCTTGGCTCCTTACATCCTAACAAGCCTGATTGATATGCCTGAACGTCTAATTTACCTGAGCTCGGATATGCACCGAGGTGGCACACCCTTATCCAGGGTAACTGACCCAAAAAAAGCAACATATTCAGACTCCAAATTATATGTCACCACCCTTATGAATGCTGTAGCTCGACTGTTTCCTGATATCTACGTCAATGCTGTGGACCCGGGTTGGGTACCGACGAAAATGGGCGGTGAAGGAGCTCCGGGAGATTTACAAAAGGGGTACCAGACGCAAACTTGGCTTGCTGTAAGTCAAGATAAGGAAGCACTTGTATCGGGAGGATACTTTTATCATCAGCAGCAACAATCACCCAGATCAGAAACCAAGGACATTGAACTACAGGAACAATTGCTACAAGTCTGCGAACAAATTACCGGGGTAATCTTTCCCTAA